TCCCGACCTGTTCCAGGTACTGAAAAAAAGTCAAGCACTTTCCCAGGAGACCGCTGGCGCGTTCGACGTCACCATCAGTCCCGTAGTCCGCCTCTGGCGCAGAGCCCGTCGACGTAAAGAGTTGCCTGACAGTGAACGACTGCAGGCCGCCCGGGATCTGGTCGGTTATGAATTGATGCGACTATCTGAACAGAACCAGACCGTTGAACTCCTCAAGCCGGGCATGCGATTAGATCTCGGGGGAATCGCCAAAGGGTATGCAGCAGACGTCGCGATTCGAGTTTTGAAAGAACATGGAATTGACCGGGTGATGATTGACGCCAGCGGCGATCTGTCACTGGGGGCTCCCCCTCCTGGAAGTTGTGGCTGGAAGATCGGCATCTCTTCGACAGATGCCCCGGATGCCAAAATTGATCGTTACCTCATGTTGAGAGACTGCGCAGTCGCCACTTCGGGTGACACGTTTCAGCACGTGGTCATCAATAGCACTCGCTATTCGCATATCGTGAATCCCCATACCGGCCTCGGTCTGACCGATCGTAGTCGCGTGACTGTGATCGCCCCTGATGGAATCACAGCCGACAGCCTGGCTTCCGCGATTAGCGTTTTGGGACCGGAAAAAGGAATTGCACTGTTAAGTCAGAAACCGGGCACGGCCTGCCTGATCCTGAGACATGAACAGGATCAGTTAAAGTCATATGAATCTCCCTGCTTCTCCTGCTTTGAAGCATCCCAGACCGCCCCCTGAAAGGACATCCATGACACAGAACCTGGTTTACCTGAATGGAGAATACGTTCCCGCGGATCAAGCCAAAATCTCCATCTTTGATGGTGCGATCAGCCTGGGAATGACAGTCACGGAATCGACGCGCACGTTCGGTCATCAACCGTATCGTCTGCGGGATCATATCGACCGCTTATATCTCAGTCTCAAAGCAGCGCGGTTCGACGCCGGCATGACACCAGACGAACTCGAAAAATTAACGCTTGAAGTCTGGCAGAAGAATGAACCCAATTATGACGCGGGAACCGATGCCTGGATCATCCATAACATCACACCGGGACAATGGGTCCCTTCCAGCGGTCAAAAGCCGGCTGATTCCTCATCAACGGTGATGATCATCACCCTGCCCCTCGATCTGAGTTACTGGGCCGACTTCTACCAGACAGGCTGTCACGCAGTGACTCCTTTCACCCGTATTCAACCCGCACAGTCGCTGGATGCCCGCATTAAGAACCGCAGCCGCTTCATCTACACACTGGCTGAATCTGAAGTGAAACTGGTCGATCCCAAAGCACAAAGTCTGCTGCTCGACACCGACGGTTATCTTTCCGAAAACAAAGGGGGGAACTTCTTCCTGGTTTCAAATAATCGCATTCGAACGCCCAGTACGATCAACTGTCTGGACGGCATCAGTCGACAGTCCATCTTTACCCTGGGAGAAAAACTGAATATCCCGGTCGAAGAATGTCAGCTGCTGCCTTATGATGTCACGACCGCGGATGAAGCCTTTTTCACCAGTACCCCCTATTGCATCATGCCGGCAACCAAATTTAACGGGCTTGAAATTGGTGATGGTAAAGTGGGGCCGATCACAAAACAGTTGATTGCAGCCTGGAGCGATCTGGTGGGCGTCGACATTATTGAGCAGGCTCAGGCCTCGAAAGTCTCTTGAATTGGCAGCAGACGACTGCCCCTCAAGCCAGCAACATATCAAGAACTTCACCTTCTACTCCGGTGAGTCGGTAATCCAGCCCCTTGTGTTTGAGGATCAGCTTTGTGTGGTCGAAGCCCAGCTGATGGAGAATCGTCGCATGCAGATTATGCAGGTGCACGGGCTGCTCAACCGGATGGAAGCCAAGATCGTCTGTTTTCCCGATGACCGTTCCAGCCTTCACGCCGCCCCCTGCCATGAGCATTGTAAAGCTGAAGGGATGGTGATCCCGTCCTTCCCGCCCTGGCGATGAGCCTCGACGG
The nucleotide sequence above comes from Gimesia sp.. Encoded proteins:
- a CDS encoding FAD:protein FMN transferase; translation: MSYLYHTCLLLSTLSGNQQCTESEILHRYEFQEVHMGVQWRITLYATDKPIANNASQIAFRRVKELNKVLSDYDPNSELNQLCLLSGPGKPVKVSPDLFQVLKKSQALSQETAGAFDVTISPVVRLWRRARRRKELPDSERLQAARDLVGYELMRLSEQNQTVELLKPGMRLDLGGIAKGYAADVAIRVLKEHGIDRVMIDASGDLSLGAPPPGSCGWKIGISSTDAPDAKIDRYLMLRDCAVATSGDTFQHVVINSTRYSHIVNPHTGLGLTDRSRVTVIAPDGITADSLASAISVLGPEKGIALLSQKPGTACLILRHEQDQLKSYESPCFSCFEASQTAP
- a CDS encoding aminotransferase class IV; translated protein: MTQNLVYLNGEYVPADQAKISIFDGAISLGMTVTESTRTFGHQPYRLRDHIDRLYLSLKAARFDAGMTPDELEKLTLEVWQKNEPNYDAGTDAWIIHNITPGQWVPSSGQKPADSSSTVMIITLPLDLSYWADFYQTGCHAVTPFTRIQPAQSLDARIKNRSRFIYTLAESEVKLVDPKAQSLLLDTDGYLSENKGGNFFLVSNNRIRTPSTINCLDGISRQSIFTLGEKLNIPVEECQLLPYDVTTADEAFFTSTPYCIMPATKFNGLEIGDGKVGPITKQLIAAWSDLVGVDIIEQAQASKVS